The following is a genomic window from Methanobacterium formicicum.
AATCTGGATAAATAACTCATTCGGTATTCAGGTAGTAATAAATCTGATTCACTTCATTTTAAAATATAAAAAAAAGGGTTTTAAATAAAAAAGGGTGAAAAAAAGGATTCATTAAATCCTTTTCATTGTTCCTTAGGTTTTACTGTTTTTTCCGGGCTGCAGTTAATCCACCCAGTACACTGAGAACTGCTAAGGCCAGGGGCACAAGTGGTGCTCCAGTACTCTGCATTCCTACGGTGTTGCTGTTTGCGGCGTTAACCCTGGTGTTTGTGGCTGCACTTGCGGGGTTGATGGTTACTGTTGAAGTCAATGATTGATTATCAGCAAGTATACCTACCAGTGCACTTCCTGCTGCTTCATCTGCACGCAGAATAGCAGTGGCTATACCATTGACGGTGTATTTCACCACGGACTTACTGCCAACATTACCTAAAGTGGTGGTAAAGGTCACGGGTGTACCATCGGGTATATGGCCCTTGGCCGGGTCCAGCTGGTTGATGGTAGTACCATCGGTGTCCTGGTTGAAACTGGCAGTTAAAGTGGATGTGGACCCTTGAGTAGTGTTTGGGTCTGCGCTAAAGGTCAAATACAACCATGGGGAGTAATTGGCATCTCCATCAATCAGTGTGCCGAAATCTGGGTTATTAGAACCCCACCAGTTATCAGTGGCATTTATATCTCCCTTGGAATTGTAGATAGCACTACCGTATTGGGCGGTGTTTTCCACGATTCGGTTAAAATGCATGGTAATATCACCCTCAGAGGAAATAGCACCACCACTATGGGCTGTGTTCTTGATGAATGTGTTGTTGTTGGCAATTAACTGATTATTGTTGTAGATAGCACCACCGTTAATTGCAGTGTTGTTGGAGAAGTTACTGCCTCCTACAGTCAAGGAATCGGAATTGTAGATAGCTCCACCATTACCCTCAGTTACGCTGTTATTGGTGAATGTACTGCCGGTTACAGTGGCAGTATCACGGTTGAAGATCGCTCCACCTTCATAACCTGCACTGTTACTGGTAAATGTACCGATATTTACAATCAAATTCCTATCATTGTAGATAGCTCCACCA
Proteins encoded in this region:
- a CDS encoding beta strand repeat-containing protein; its protein translation is MNGLSGNDANDGYTPDTAKLTIRNATGTVSSNGVITIADGVYTGTANTDIIIERNMTIQGQSQAGTIIYGTGTSRIFSIPNGINVTLSNLTIINGNSTNGGAIYNNGILTVTDTTFLCNQATGYGGAIYNHHKLTVTDCTFTSNNAGNGGAILNGGASTVTGCTFTSNIATQNDGGAITTDGTLNLIGSTFTSNIATRHGGAIFNYDTLNVTSSNFNSNTAADNGGAIFNQGRSTVTSSNFISNIAANNGGAIFNQGTSTVTDSAFTGNNALSFDGSGGAIYNDRNLIVNIGTFTSNSAGYEGGAIFNRDTATVTGSTFTNNSVTEGNGGAIYNSDSLTVGGSNFSNNTAINGGAIYNNNQLIANNNTFIKNTAHSGGAISSEGDITMHFNRIVENTAQYGSAIYNSKGDINATDNWWGSNNPDFGTLIDGDANYSPWLYLTFSADPNTTQGSTSTLTASFNQDTDGTTINQLDPAKGHIPDGTPVTFTTTLGNVGSKSVVKYTVNGIATAILRADEAAGSALVGILADNQSLTSTVTINPASAATNTRVNAANSNTVGMQSTGAPLVPLALAVLSVLGGLTAARKKQ